The following DNA comes from Clostridia bacterium.
TAGCCTGTTGTAAACCCCTCTGTTTTTGGGTATAATGCTAATGAGCAAAAGCACGGCAGCGGCAATAAAACCGCTCCGTGCTTTTTGTTATGATAGTTTTTTATATCATCCGAGCTTACCTGTCTTGCCGGAAATCGACTTTGATGAGTTTTGCGTCTGTCTTGCGTTGATTTTAATAAAGGCTTTGCCTTGCTCCAAATAAAGCTCCTGCTGCTGTGAAGACAGCGAGCGGAAAATTCTTAAAAGCTCGTTTTCTTTTTCGCTTTTTGTTTGCGCGTTCGGAAGCCCCAAAAGGTAATCCGCCGTAACGCCGAAATATCGGGCAA
Coding sequences within:
- a CDS encoding helix-turn-helix transcriptional regulator; translation: MTFSERLRELLDEHDITQKKLASDLMMPPSTLGGYMQGTSEPDFETLKLLARYFGVTADYLLGLPNAQTKSEKENELLRIFRSLSSQQQELYLEQGKAFIKINARQTQNSSKSISGKTGKLG